GTGAATTTTTGAAAAAACGCCGGGTAAAAGTCCATCTCTCGACATGGAATAAAATATTCTTGTTTGTCCAAATAGGCTGGTAAGCAGTACGGATGTAAGTCCAAATAATGCTCCAAATGATACTATTGAAGCAGTCCAGTTAGCCCCTACTTTTTCAAGGGCGAATGTAACTGGTGCGGCATTATTTAGTAGGTTGTAAGGTACAATACCATTTAAAACTGCTGCAACCGCAATGTAAAGAATTGAACTGATGATTAAAGAACCTATAATCCCAATAGGCAGTGTTCTTTGAGGATTTTTTGTTTCTTCTGCAGCGGTGGAAACGGCATCAAAGCCAATATAAGCAAAAAAAACCATTGCAGCCCCTTGAACCACACCAGTCCATCCATAAGGCATGAATGGGTGATAATTTGCAGGATTTATAAAATTAGCACCAACAATGATAAACAATAATATAATGGAAACATTTATTAAAACAATTACTGCATTAAAACGAGCGCTTTCTTTAGTCCCTAAAATCAGTATTCCAGTTAAAAGTGCAATAATTAAAAATGCAGGTAAATTAATTAACCCAATACCTGGAGGATTGGTAATTATTTGAGGTAGAATAAATCCTGTTGAGTTCAGAAGGCCTACAATGTATGAAGACCAACCTACCGCAACAGCAGAGGCTGATATAAGATATTCAAATATTAGAACCCATCCAATCATCCATGCCCATACTTCACCCATTGCAACGTAAGTATATGTATAAACGCTCCCTGAAATGGGAACCATAGAAGCAAATTCCGCATAGCATAAAGCAGTGAAAATACATGCAACTGCTGAAATAACAAATGATAAGACCAGTGCAGGCCCGGAATAGTTAGCTGAAGCGATACCGGTAACTATAAAAATACCTGCACCTATTATACAACCTAATCCCATAATAATTAAGCTTAATGGGCCTATAGCTCTTTTTAATGATTTACTTGATTTATCAACTGTTAATAAGTCGTTTATTGATTTCTTACGGAAAATGTTTATGTTCATAGTTTTACCAGATTCGTTTTATTTTGCTGAAATTTCCTTTGCGACAGTATGAATTTCCTTTTCTAGTAAATTGCTGTCCTTATTGGCAGCGTATTTTTTGTACCGTCTGAATGTAAAGTAAAATGTTAGACCTGCCAGTAACCATGCTCCAAATACTTCAATTGTAATAAGTTTTAACTGTGTTATTAAGCCTAAACAAGCTATTATGGATAGAATTGGAATTACAGGAACTAAAGGACATTTGAATTTCCTTTCGATATCTGGCCGCTGTTTTCTAAGTATTATAACAGACAATGCAAGGAATATAAATGCAGTGAGTGCTGAAATATTCACTAGCTCAAAAATCCCTTCCAGAGGTAAGAAAGCAGATATTAGTGCTGATACTACTCCGACAATTATAATGCTTGTTATTGGAGATTTAAATTTATGATGCACTTGAGTAAGTGTCTTAGGAAGTAATTCATCCCTTGACATTGCAAAAAGAAGCCTAGGTACAACAAACATGCTTACCAGAATCACTGTGGTGAGTCCTGCAATTGCCCCAACTGTAACTATCGCTGTTGCCCAGTTTATTCCAACACTTTGAAGTGCAAGTTGGACTGGTGCTGCGCTCCCTTCAAACATTGTGTAAGAAACCATTCCAGTCATTACAGCAGTTACAATGATATATAGTATAGAACAAACTGCAAGTGATCCTATAATTCCTATGGGGAGCGCTTTTTGTGGATTTTTTGTTTCTTCTGCCGCAGATGCTACTGTATCAAAACCAACATATGCAAAAAAAAACCATTGCTGCTCCTTGAAGTACTCCTGCAAGCCCATTAGGGACAAATGGATAATAATTTGTAGGGTTTATAAATTGAGCCCCTATTATTATAAATAATGCGATCACGGCGAGTTTTATAATGACAATTGCTGCATTAACCTTTGCACTTTCCTTTGCACCAAGGACAAGTATTCCTGTTAAAAGTGCCACAATTAATAGTGCAGGTAAGTTAATTAATCCTGAACCTGTAAGAGGAGAACTTGTTATTATCTCTGGTAAAGCGAACCCTATTGAACTAAAGAATCCTGAGGTATAAGAAGACCAGCCTATTGCCACTGCAGATGCTGCAATAATATACTGGAGAATTCCAGTCCACCCTATCATCCATGCCCATATTTCACCCATTGTTACATGGGTGTAAGTATATATCCCACCAGTCACCGTGATCATGGATGCCATTTCCGCGTAACATAACGCTGTAAGTCCACAAGCCAAGCCTGCAATCATAAATGATAAAATTAATGCAGGACCTGAAGTTACAGAGGCCACTCCTGTTACTATGAAGATCCCTGCACCAACGATTGCACCAATACCCATTATAATAAGTCCTATAGGGCCCAAAGAACGTTTTAATTTTTGATCGCATGAATTAATACTCAAACATTTTTCTATGTCCTTTTTTCGAAATAAACTGCTCATTATTACCACGTTTTTTCATTAATATTATTTATTACCTGAATAGGGTGCTTTGACCCGTAAACCAGTGAATCCATATTTTTTGAGTTGATCTAAGTATTTTTTTTTCGTCTATTCCATAAACTGGCGGTGTTATTGTAGCATCATATATTTTACCTTCCCATGATACTACCACATGTGAATATTCTCTGGGTTCATGCTCTATTGTTATTAAATAGACATTTTTTGCTCCTTTTTTAGCAAGTACATCTGCAAATGCATTGGATTTGTGTTTGCAGTTGCATTTTTTTAC
This Methanobacterium bryantii DNA region includes the following protein-coding sequences:
- a CDS encoding amino acid permease — protein: MNINIFRKKSINDLLTVDKSSKSLKRAIGPLSLIIMGLGCIIGAGIFIVTGIASANYSGPALVLSFVISAVACIFTALCYAEFASMVPISGSVYTYTYVAMGEVWAWMIGWVLIFEYLISASAVAVGWSSYIVGLLNSTGFILPQIITNPPGIGLINLPAFLIIALLTGILILGTKESARFNAVIVLINVSIILLFIIVGANFINPANYHPFMPYGWTGVVQGAAMVFFAYIGFDAVSTAAEETKNPQRTLPIGIIGSLIISSILYIAVAAVLNGIVPYNLLNNAAPVTFALEKVGANWTASIVSFGALFGLTSVLLTSLFGQTRIFYSMSRDGLLPGVFSKIHPNFRSPVLSTIIVGAVASIIAAFLPLSIIIELVNIGTLSAFIFLALSIIILRKQQPDIERKFKCPLVPVIPVLSIIFCVFLIFQLSITTLERFAVSLIIGLTVYFAYGSRKSRLRNKRTVKKEDEFYELKGYKFYNSK
- a CDS encoding APC family permease, translating into MGLQEYFKEQQWFFFAYVGFDTVASAAEETKNPQKALPIGIIGSLAVCSILYIIVTAVMTGMVSYTMFEGSAAPVQLALQSVGINWATAIVTVGAIAGLTTVILVSMFVVPRLLFAMSRDELLPKTLTQVHHKFKSPITSIIIVGVVSALISAFLPLEGIFELVNISALTAFIFLALSVIILRKQRPDIERKFKCPLVPVIPILSIIACLGLITQLKLITIEVFGAWLLAGLTFYFTFRRYKKYAANKDSNLLEKEIHTVAKEISAK
- a CDS encoding amino acid permease: MSSLFRKKDIEKCLSINSCDQKLKRSLGPIGLIIMGIGAIVGAGIFIVTGVASVTSGPALILSFMIAGLACGLTALCYAEMASMITVTGGIYTYTHVTMGEIWAWMIGWTGILQYIIAASAVAIGWSSYTSGFFSSIGFALPEIITSSPLTGSGLINLPALLIVALLTGILVLGAKESAKVNAAIVIIKLAVIALFIIIGAQFINPTNYYPFVPNGLAGVLQGAAMVFFCICWF